CCGCTCTCTGTGACCACAGGATATAAATGTACCCAGTTGAAATCCTAAGTAAAGATTAATTCAACagggattgtttttgtttttgattcacAGATTTCTGGGACACCGCTGGTCAGGAGAGATTTCAGAGCATGCATCCCTCATACTACCACAAAGCACATGCATGcatcatggtaaaaaaaactcttggTTTCAAGCACGGTGCGTTTCAGTAATCATCTAGCCTTCCCCTTTGTGGCTCCCCATCAGGACCTTGTGGGGAGATAGAACAACAAGTGACTATTTAAAGTATTCAGAGAAGTAAGGAATAAACTATTTTAGATTGATAacttaaacaaacatttctataaaaagtaccaaatattgttttatttacacttaAATATCATTTCCTTAGTGCATTGTGGAGAGGAAATCATGAAAAATCCCAATGCTTTCTTGTTAAGTTCCACGTTTCAAGTGAATATTAAACCTGTTCCTTTGGCCTtgaagggttaaaaaaaaaaaaaaaagtagtaacaTTTGGGGTTATAAGATGCAGATGGTGATTCTCTCGCAGAGAAGTTGCCAAGGACTTGTTAGATGACTGCTGGAATGCGCCAGTTTATCTGGGGAGGTgccacactgtcactaaatATAGCTTAACTCCTTTGTAAACCTTTCTACTTTCTCTTAGGTGTTTGATGTTCAAAGGAAGATCACATATAAAAATCTGGCCAGCTGGTATCAGGAGCTGAGAGAGTACAGACCGGAGATACCCTGTTGTGTGGTTGCAAACAAAATTGATGGTGAGTTTGGCTCTGACACTGCACATAACAATGAATGTTTGTCTCTCGATTGTATTGCATATTAATGTTACTTCAGGATAAGTAAATGATTTTTTGTGGCTCTATCCTTTTGAAGAATTGTCTGGCCAACAAGATTTACACTAGAATTTTAGATgtgaacacatttgttttttgtaattgcAGCTGATTTGAAGGTCACACAGAGAAGCTTTAACTTTGGGAAGAAGCAAGGACTCCCATTTTACTTTGTATCAGCGGCTGATGGGACTAATGTAGTTAAGGTTTGAACTGCTCATTTTCCTGCCGTGTTAATGTCAATATTCCTCGAGTTAATTTCTTCTTGCATTTCAAACTCATTAGTCGTTTTACAGTTGACTGTATGAGATTACAACAATACTGACTATGCTCCTTTTGTAAAgcaaataatcaaatatattcACCCTATAATTCAGTATCTCATTAATTGTCCAGACCACTTGAACGGCCCCTTTATGTTGATAGTTCTGACTGTGACTGTCTTAACAGATGTTCAGAGAGATGATCAAGAGAGCAGTGGACTACAAGCAAAACCCCAGCGACTTCATGGATGAAGTGATGCAAGAATTAGAGGTACATCTCTCTGAATACCTAAACACAGTCGGATCACTGACATGCTCATCTTTAAagcttttcaaagttttttgCCCTAAGAATCCCAATCGGCTTATAATCTACCAtcgttgttttgtttaataaaaaaatctcagaTGCTTTCTCAAAACCTATTTATGAACTCTAATATAATTTACGTTTtactaattactttttttttttttttttttttttaatgcaagtGCTTAGTTACTCATCTGTATTTGTTACTGAAATGTGTTGTGGAAGTATTTTTGActgaaacatgtttgtttttaaatcatttgttgGACTTATCTTATAGAACTTTGATCTGGAGAAGAAGGAAGATAATTCAGAAACAGATGAGGACGGATTGAAAGCAGAGAGTCCCGAGGTGGTCTGACAGATGTTTACAGGTCCTCCAAACCCTCTTGTCGTCTAAAGGATAAGTTATCCTCCTATGGGGTTGATGCTCTACAGGACAGTGTTTGTCCTGATGTAATGTTGGTGGTCAGCTTTTATACCATTGGTTTGCAGCTACCACTGGAGGTCGGCAGACTTTGAGTCAGGTTTTAAGTCACCGCCCTCCTTCCGTCCAATGACTCTGGCAGGGAAATAAACCTGGTGGAGAAATTGTGTTGATTACCAAGTTTATTTAGCTGCTGTTTTAGACTTGTCATTCATACTTTGTctcacaatatatattataataatattagaaAATCCTACAATGAGGCTGaatgtgttttactttgtaATAAGAATGTGAAGCAGTGAAAACTAACTCAAGCAGATCAAAGGGAACGTGTAATTATGAACTGTACTTGCTGCTGTTCTCGATGTTTGTTCGTAGTGTTGTGTGCAATGCCAGCGAGGAGCTGCATCTGTTGGCTACTTttgttgcattcattttatGATGTAAAGTCTTGTTTTCAGCCccctttaaattaaaagttaatgtACCATGTAACCAAATTATTATCACGAGTCTCTTTCCGACTTGCTGTGATGCAGCAGTCGGCACAAGAGCAGTCAGTAGTCAACTTCAGCATATTATAAGTTACAGCTGCAAGTCATCCATGAGCAGACATCAGCTGCATTGAACTTGTGAAGGTTTCAGCCTTTTGAAACGCTCCGCCATCCGTGTCCTACATGATGATTTGAGGCGATTGTGtgtatattcattcatattagCAGGAATGTTGCCATGAAGAACATTAAACCAGTTTTCTGTCAGAAGGTGACGATCaattaaacacacaattcaattatatttatattgaattatATCTGACTGTTTTGTGTGGCATATACTCCAAATAAATCACACTGGAACATAATTGTACTGCTGTGACACTGAATTACCAGGAACAAGACTTTGATGCAgttcatgttttaattataaattTATTACATAATATAACAAACATATATCTCTGTGGTGGAGATATCATGGGCAACATCTCAGATCTTGCCTCAACCTTCACTATCACCCTTGCTCTGTTTGCATGAGGAATACTAGGTAGCTTCTGGTTAACATTATTTGGACGAGGGTTTTCACGTTTTGAAATGGAGGGAGATCTCTAACGCTATAAGCGTCCAGAAGTCGCTGGGAGTTGCCTGGTCATTGGATGCTGAGAAGGAGAAGTTCACCTGTGAGACAAGGCTGAGGCGTTGCAGTGATACTTCCACCAGTCTAAACTTCACAGTGCAAACAAGGagaaaaccaacaataaaagaaaaaaaaaaaaacctttgatgATAAATCACTGGTTCCAGTAGATGACCGGACCCCAGtgggtttttaaaaaggttacaCTGCTCCCCCTACACTATTAAGATTGTGCTTTGTTGATTAGAAAATAAGACAAAGATAACCCTTCACTGAACTTGTTTGACCTAATGTTGTGTAAATCTGTTACACGTTGCATTTTGCATCTGTATTTGTGGTAAACACAACCATCTAACTATGTATTCACTACAGCTTTGTTTCTTCTAACCAGGCCAGCCTGTGTGATACCAGACTGTACACGTCCACCTCTTCAGTGTTTGTGATTGTATTTATATGGGAACAGTAAGCCAAGCCTGATCATAACCATCATCACAGTAAAATCAAGCAATTGTGATACTTCGTCTCAAAATGCAAATAGAAATGTCAATGCAAAGCTCACAGGTAGATATACACaggttattttttatgtgtgtatatatataaatatatatatatatttatatacacacacacacatatgttgaTATATAAACAATAGCCTGcttctttacaaaataaaaacagtgactGTATTTCCCCCTGTAGGAAATACAGAAGGATCTAACAAATGTCTGTAGTTCTCAAGATTTCCAGGAGATGGCACCATATTATTGAGTCTAACAGCTCAAGAATGCTGTAACTAAGATAGTCCTAAAGCgaacacaaatatacagttaaaagttaagttattttttggcacatttttcctttgtgttgtttgttcctCACTGGATTACCTCATATAGCATATCCAAAACTCAGAAACTGAAGgtctgaaaaaggaaaaaggagtgCTGCCAGACAGAGTGGAGGGTAAGGAGCGCAAATGCCATCTTGGAATGGTTGTTCATAACAGTGACACTGCATAAGCTGTACCTACACAGTAACAAGGTGAATTATGGTGGtcttgcaataaaaaaagtaacaatggTTTCGTTCAATACCCTGCGGTgatccgtctctctgtctgtctgtctgtctgtctctccctttgGGCAGAGAAGTCCACTTTTTGAAGACGCCACTCAGTACAAAACAAGAATGTGGGGCAATGACGTTCAATCCagagaagatgaatgaatgtgtttatttatctgtttgtatgtgcgtgtttgtgtgacacAGCCACTGCCGGGAATCTCTGATGGTAATACAGTAAGGCTATAGTGGCCTAGCTCCAAAGATGTAAACCCTAACAATCAACCATACACTCTCTCACTGTTACGTGCATCCCcattttctcactctctctcaaacaaatacacacaaaaaatggaaacaaacaagcatttgcaaacacacacacacacacacacacacacacacacacacacacacacacacacacacacaacacacacagtcataaacATATGGTGAAGAGGAACGACCATACAGAGAGATTCGGGGAATCCAGATGCACGCATGCGCTTGGACGATGGGTGGCTTTTATGTTAGCACCTTGTCACCTTGTTTTGTGCAAATCTTCCCCTAGTTCAGAGTTCAGAGTTCAAAGTTCAAGAGTTCATAGAAAGAATAAAATCTGTTCACCTTTCCACAGGTGGTTAACTATGCATATATGCCAAACATtcatatatagatctatatactttttgtttttcaaaaatttaTATGAAATCTATCGTATTTACATTgcttgtgatttaaaaaaaaaaaaaaaagacaattttttgtagtttgttccTTTTTACAAGTGTAAAGACTTTTAGAATGGACaggatattctttttttctgtattttttttctgtcactctAAAATTCAAATGAGTGAAAGATCTAAGTATCATGTTCCACACGCTACAAAATCTACCCACAGTGTCCGAGGGTAACAAatcaacagagaaagaaaaaaagaatagaaaaagaacAACGAACACAAATGGTCCAAATGAGTCTGACGACATACCGTATCACTGGAGTCAGAAGTAAAATAAtcagtgaggtcacagtgaggcAGTGAGTGCTATTCCTACAACCCAGATACGCCATTATATtctccaccctttttttttacaaactgctAGCataaaagaaagggagaaaagaaaaaaaaagatgcacacAACTTCTCGCCAAGTAAAACTGCCTTGGCGCACTGATGCTGCTGATGTACGGAGGTTTTTAGTGGTAATAGAGATTACTTGGCCATCTGTTAGAGAAAAGCTATGgataaaatgctttttgttgcGTGAATAAAACTCACTGTTTC
This is a stretch of genomic DNA from Anoplopoma fimbria isolate UVic2021 breed Golden Eagle Sablefish chromosome 19, Afim_UVic_2022, whole genome shotgun sequence. It encodes these proteins:
- the rabl2 gene encoding RAB, member of RAS oncogene family-like 2 encodes the protein MAGDVSSIPELDQKKYDSDEQVKIICLGDSAVGKSKLMERFLLDEYRPQQLSTYALTLYKHTATVGNKTVAVDFWDTAGQERFQSMHPSYYHKAHACIMVFDVQRKITYKNLASWYQELREYRPEIPCCVVANKIDADLKVTQRSFNFGKKQGLPFYFVSAADGTNVVKMFREMIKRAVDYKQNPSDFMDEVMQELENFDLEKKEDNSETDEDGLKAESPEVV